The nucleotide sequence CGAGCGTGGCGGCGGCGATGATCGGGACGACCACGATCGACACGGCCGACCCGGCGCCGGAGACGGCCAGCGCGGACCAGTACGTCCGGAAGCCGCGGTTGTTCCAGAGGCTCGGCCGGGTGCCGTCCGGCCCGCCGTGCTCGGCCACGACCGCTACCCGACGAGCGCCCGTGAGGCGCCGGTCGCGGCGACGCGGAGCTGGCGGTAGCCGAACCCGCAGCAGTCGCCGGTGATGTCCTCGTCGCGGACGTCGGGGTGGGCGGCGCACGTGACGGCCAGGTCGTGCAGGTCGAGCACGCCGGGCTCGCCGTCGATCTCGATCCTGGCGCCGTCGGCGATCAGGTCGAGGTGGATGTCCTCGAGGTAGGACACGCGGGACGGCGGCTGGTTGTGCTGCCCGAACCCGACGTGGACGCCGGGGCGGCGCTCGTTCAGGTGCGAGTTCTCGGGGAGGAACCGGCGCACGCCGACGTTCGTCCCGAAGCCCAGCTCGCCGACGTTGCGGCCGTACGGGCGGGTGAAGCACAGGCCGACCAGCTCGTGGATCCGCGGGTTGGCGCAGGAGAAGTCGACGGCCCGGCCGCCCTCGACCTCGACGGTCAGCGGCGTGTCGGCCAGCCGCATGTCGAGGCGGCTGATGACGTTGCAGTTCACCGCGCCGTCGGCCACGAGGACGCCCTCGATGGCCGCCGGGTAGGTGGCGATCTCGCCGGCGGGGAGGATCGTGAAGTGGCCGCCGCGGTGGAGGCCGCGGTTGCTGATCCAGTCGTAGCGGGACGAGTCCAGCTCGACCTGGAGATCGGTTCCCCCGTCGGACTTTATGCGAATTGTCTTTCGCCCATTGAGCCGACTCAGCAACGTCGCATTGCGCTGCGAGAGCTCGTCGGGCGTGAGGTTCAGGCCCTCGGTGAAGAACTCCTCCGAGGCACTGATGATGCGGACGATCTGGCAGTCGTCGCCGTACTCCTCGAGCACGCTCGTGAGCGGGCCGAAGTGCGACATCGACTCCTTCTCCAGGGTGAAGATCACCAGGCGCCCGGCGAGGTCGTCCTTCGCGGGCAGCACGCCCCGCAGCCGCTCCTCGAACGCCTCGTCGACGAGGGGCCGCATGGCGACCAGGCTCGGCTCGACGCCCCTGGCCTTCACGCCGGCGGCGAGCCACGCCGCCGCGTCACGGCTGTCGGGCGAGTACACGACGACGACGGCATCCCGCCGCTCCAGCCCGGCGTAGGCGGACAACAGCCTGTCGACGCCCCGAAAGATCTCTGGTCCCACCGCCTGCTCCTTGCTCTGGCGTGATGTCCGGTCGGCTGCCGCAGCCGGTCCGGGGGGCGAGCCCCCGGACCCGCTGCGTCCAGTGGTGGCTACTGCTCGTTCGTCTTGTACGCGATGTACCAGGCGACCTCGTTGCTGTCGGTCCGGTCGAAGGCGGACGGCTCCAGCGCGTACTCGGCCTCGAGGGCGGTCATCTCGCCCATGACGCCGGCGACGAGGTCCTGCATCTGCTGCTCTGAACTCATGACGTACCTCGCAGTCGTTGTGGGGAACTTGTCGGTGTCCGGGTGAACGACGAGGCGTCACCGGCCAGCGGAGTCGAACATGGGAAGGTCCCCGCCGACGCTTGGATGACCCGCCAATCCCGTACGAGAGTCGACTATACGACGGGTCCGTCATCCTGCCTAGGGGTGCGTGACTTTTTTGTTACGAAATACAATCGCCGGCATGACAATAAACGCTGAACCCGCTGGTCAGGCCGCCCGACCGGATGCCGGAACCGTGTGACGACGCCGATCTGCGAGCGCGGCCATATGCCCGACTTCTGTGAAATGAGGGGAGGTGAGCGGAGGCCGATATCCCGATCGGAGCGCCGGCCGGCACCCCGGGCGGCCGGTCGTCGGGGACGCGACGGGGGAGGCCTCTGCTACCCTGACCCCTCCCTGGTCCCGTGGTGCAGTTTGGAGTGCACGCCGGCCTGTCAAGCCGGAGGCCGCGGGTTCAAATCCCGTCGGGACCGCTGCCGCACGGCGACGTGCGGCCCTGGGTCGGGTAGCTCAGTTGGCAGAGCGCGCGCCTGAAAAGCGCGAGGTCACCGGATCGACGCCGGTCCCGACCACCGGTCCCGCCGCCCGGCGGTGGCGGACGTCGCGCAGCGCCGGCGGCGCCGCCCGGGCAACCCTGCCGCTCGGTCGAGGCGGCGGCCGACCGCCCACCGCCTTTCCGACGGCCGGCGCGTCGATCCGACCCGGCCTGCCCGTCGCCACCGAATGCGCGCCGGTCCGGCGGCCGACCGCGGCGACCCCCGCGTGGAGCACCCGCACGGCCGCCGGCCCGGCACCGCGGCGCAACGGCGGCGACGCGGTCGTCGAGCGCCCGCAGGCCGACAGCTCGGCACCGCGGCGCGACGGCGGCGCACCCGCTCGTCGAGGACCCGCGCGGCCGACAGCTCGGCACCGCGGCGCGACGGCGGCGACGCGCTCGTCGAGGACCCGCGCGGCCGCCGGCTCGGCGCCGCGGCGCGACGGCGGCGACGCGGTCGTCGAGCGCCCGCACGCCCGTCGGCTCGCCACCGCGGCGCGTCGAACGGCCGACGGCTCGAGAGGTTCGATCGGGACGTCCCGGAGCGGGCGACAGCCGCCGGCGCGCCGACCGCTCACGCCGTCCCGTTCGTCGCCGGTGGTGGCGGTCGCCCCTCCCGGAGCAGCGGCCGACGCGCTACCGGCCGGTCGGCGCGGTCAGCGCTGGCCCTGCTCGGGCTCGGTCGACAGCTCCTCCAGGCAGCGGCGGATCTCCGAGGCCCGGAACCGGCGGTGGCCACCGAGGGTGCGGATCGCGGTCAGCTTCCCCGCCCGAGCCCAGCGGGTCACCGTCTTGGGGTTCACCCTGAACATCGCCGCGACCTCGGAGGGCGTCAGGAGAGCGTCGGGTGCGTCGGAGTCGTTGTTCTGCGCCATGAGTTCCCTTCGTCTGCCGCGCCCGGTGTCCCTCCGGGGAGGAACTCTAGCTGACAACGGTGTCAGGCTGGTGGAGCGTGGCCTTCGCCCGATAACTGTACGGTCCTCCGACCCCGCCACGAACGGGAAGGAACGCGAACGTGTGCCGATTCAGCCGCCGCGCCCCGTTCCACCGTTGGCAAACGGGCAAGGATACCCTCGGCGCGCGTGACCAACGATGCTCACGTCTTCGAGCTCCTGTCCGACGGCGGGTACGAACAGGTCGTCTTCTGTCACGACCCCGCGAGCGGGCTGCGGGCCATCGTCGCCATCCACTCGACCGTGCTCGGCCCCGCCCTCGGCGGCACCCGGTTCTGGCCCTTCGCCTCGGAGCACGAGGCCCTCGTCGACGTCCTCCGCCTGGCCAAGGGCATGACCTACAAGGCCGCCGTGTCCGGGCTCGACCTCGGCGGCGGCAAGGCCGTCATCATCGGGGACCCCAGGCGCCTCCGCAGCGAGGCGCTGCTGCGGGCCTACGGCCGGTTCGTCGACGGCCTGTCCGGCCGCTACATCACCGCCGAGGACGTGGGCACGACCAAGGACGACATGGACCTCGTCAGCCTGGAGACCCGCCACGTCACCGGCGTGAGCGTGTCCCTCGGCGGGTCGGGCGACCCGTCGCCGGCGACGGCGTGGGGCGTCCTGTGGGCCATGCGGGCGGTGGCCGAGCACCGGTGGGGCACCACGGCCCTCGACGGGCTGCGCGTGGCGGTCAGCGGGGTCGGCAAGGTGGGCCTCGACCTCGTCCACCACCTCGTCGACGAGGGCGCCAAGGTGACCGTCGCCGACGTGAACCCCGACGCCGTCGAGAACGCCGTCGGCCGCTACGGCGCCACCGCCGTCGACCCCGACCAGCTGCACACGACCGAGTGCGACATCTACGCCCCCTGCGCCCTGGGCGCCGTGCTCAACGAGCGGACGATCCCCGAGCTGCGCTGCGGCGCGGTGTGCGGGTCGGCCAACAACCAGCTGGCCACCCCGGAGGACGGCGAGCGGCTGGCCGAGGCCGGCATCCTCTACGCCCCCGACTACGTCGTGAACGCCGGCGGGCTGATGAACGTCGCCGAGGAGCTGCGCGGCTACGACCAGCAGCGGGCCTACGAGCGCATCCGCGGCATCGAGGGGAACATCCGCCGGGTGCTCGCGACGGCCGAGGCGGAGGGCATCACCCCGGCCGACGCCGCCGACCGGGTGGCCGAGGCCCGCATCGAGGCCATCGCCGCGCTCCACCGCATCCGCCCGGGCCGGGGCAGCGCCCAGTAGCGCGCCGCCCCGCGGGAGCCGTCCTACGTGGCGGACCGGCGGAGGGCGAGGGCGACGGCGAGCGCCACGGCGGCGCCGGCCACGCCGGCGATCGTCACCACCCACGCCTCGCCCCGGAAGTCGCCGACCACGCCGGCGGTGAGGGCGTCGAGGGCCCGGAACTCGTCGTCGGTGAGCAGGGTGCCGCCGTCGTCGGCCACGTCCTCGACCCGCACGGCCTCGCCGGCGCCCTCGTGGACGAGCAGGCGGACCGAGCCGCCGGCCACCGTGGCGTGCACGTCCCACACC is from Acidimicrobiales bacterium and encodes:
- a CDS encoding Glu/Leu/Phe/Val dehydrogenase codes for the protein MTNDAHVFELLSDGGYEQVVFCHDPASGLRAIVAIHSTVLGPALGGTRFWPFASEHEALVDVLRLAKGMTYKAAVSGLDLGGGKAVIIGDPRRLRSEALLRAYGRFVDGLSGRYITAEDVGTTKDDMDLVSLETRHVTGVSVSLGGSGDPSPATAWGVLWAMRAVAEHRWGTTALDGLRVAVSGVGKVGLDLVHHLVDEGAKVTVADVNPDAVENAVGRYGATAVDPDQLHTTECDIYAPCALGAVLNERTIPELRCGAVCGSANNQLATPEDGERLAEAGILYAPDYVVNAGGLMNVAEELRGYDQQRAYERIRGIEGNIRRVLATAEAEGITPADAADRVAEARIEAIAALHRIRPGRGSAQ
- a CDS encoding BldC family transcriptional regulator; its protein translation is MAQNNDSDAPDALLTPSEVAAMFRVNPKTVTRWARAGKLTAIRTLGGHRRFRASEIRRCLEELSTEPEQGQR